One window of Pelobates fuscus isolate aPelFus1 chromosome 9, aPelFus1.pri, whole genome shotgun sequence genomic DNA carries:
- the LOC134573488 gene encoding toxin 3FTx-Lei1-like, with translation MKHVTIIQLLLLVSFQLGHSLKCYTCTEDICTVSTCYSGQACGTTIMGSATMKSCLPNQVCGTTVGSIRNYCCSTDFCNSAAGSAGVSFVTVAVCLVVLWVTKL, from the exons atgaagCATGTCACGATTATCCAACTTTTACTTCTTGTGAGCTTCCAGCTTG GTCATTCTTTGAAATGTTATACATGCACTGAAGATATTTGCACAGTATCAACATGTTATTCCGGACAGGCCTGTGGGACAACAATTATGGGTAGTG CAACCATGAAGTCATGTCTCCCGAATCAAGTCTGCGGTACTACAGTTGGGAGCATAAGAAATTACTGTTGTTCCACTGACTTCTGCAACTCCGCAGCCGGCTCTGCCGGGGTGTCCTTTGTCACGGTTGCGGTTTGTCTGGTGGTCCTGTGGGTGACTAAGCTGTGA